The Juglans microcarpa x Juglans regia isolate MS1-56 chromosome 2S, Jm3101_v1.0, whole genome shotgun sequence genome has a window encoding:
- the LOC121253511 gene encoding uncharacterized protein LOC121253511, whose product MEKLKFSIGFSNCLAVSSEGRSGGLALYWNNNSQLEILSYSKYHIHALVTNLEGDDRESSSWYLTGIYGHLEASRRLETWNLLKSFAVTSERGWLMMGDFNEILSNLEKSGGRIRPERQMRDFRQLLDECEMMDLGFKGNQFTWWNGRGQQHSICERLDRFLANMQWKSHKLFAEVIHGFAPYSDQVHIILTTQDDRKHMCKQRTFKFEAIWAEEPDCKKVIELAWLRAMGQRDLASIMEKIKRCGENLRVWNRTCFENVRRNIEQACLRLRMLLQSDPCCQRSESLKDARIELQKWLERDKLLWKQRAKAMWFQAGDKHPLFPQQFFPKKAEKCY is encoded by the coding sequence ATGGAGAAACTCAAATTTAGCATTGGTTTTTCTAACTGCTTGGCAGTAAGCAGTGAGGGGAGAAGTGGGGGTTTGGCGTTGTATTGGAACAATAATTCCCAGTTAGAAATCCTTAGTTATTCGAAATACCACATTCATGCATTAGTTACCAATTTGGAGGGGGATGATCGTGAAAGTAGCTCGTGGTACTTGACTGGGATATATGGCCATCTAGAAGCCTCAAGGAGGCTAGAAACTTGGAATTTGCTAAAATCTTTCGCAGTTACTAGTGAACGAGGGTGGTTAATGATGGGAGATTTTAACGAGATCCTTAGTAATCTTGAGAAAAGTGGTGGCAGAATCAGGCCAGAACGTCAAATGAGGGACTTTCGACAGCTTCTAGATGAATGTGAAATGATGGACTTGGGCTTCAAGGGTAACCAATTCACTTGGTGGAATGGTAGGGGTCAGCAGCATAGCATTTGCGAGAGATTAGATCGCTTTTTagctaatatgcaatggaaatCTCATAAGCTGTTTGCTGAAGTTATTCATGGATTTGCACCTTATTCTGACCAAGTTCATATCATCCTCACGACCCAAGATGACAGAAAACACATGTGTAAGCAAAGAACTTTCAAGTTTGAGGCCATATGGGCAGAAGAACCAGATTGTAAAAAGGTCATTGAGTTAGCATGGTTGAGAGCAATGGGGCAAAGGGATTTGGCTTCCATCATGGAAAAGATAAAGCGATGTGGAGAAAACCTTCGAGTCTGGAACAGAACTTGTTTTGAGAATGTGAGGAGGAATATTGAACAGGCTTGTTTGAGGTTAAGAATGTTGTTACAATCAGACCCTTGCTGTCAAAGGAGTGAGTCTCTTAAAGATGCTAGAATCGAGCTTCAGAAGTGGTTAGAAAGAGATAAACTATTGTGGAAACAAAGAGC